One segment of Anopheles stephensi strain Indian chromosome 3, UCI_ANSTEP_V1.0, whole genome shotgun sequence DNA contains the following:
- the LOC118510408 gene encoding probable E3 ubiquitin-protein ligase HERC4 isoform X1, with protein sequence MAVYCWGNTAHGELGLGGIEEEQVMVPRRMEWSHAGDVAQAACGTTHTLFLTKEGKMYACGNNDHGQLGHDTDTLPNKRPRMSRFKLLASLENYIITQISCGTAHSLALTNWGQVFSWGSNAVGQLGHDTENGRQPTPRTIKAIGAKHVVQIASGQYHCLALTNNGELYAWGSNSYGQLGIGTTNEKVPLPTLVQSLAGVPIAFIACGGNHSFAVSKSGAIFGWGKNTFGQLGLNDLNSRCYPTQLRTLRSLGVRYISCGDDFSVFLTNEGGVFTCGAGTFGQLGHGSCGNEILPRKVFELMGSKITQIACGRRHTLAFVPSRGKIYGFGLSGVGQLGIGMLGNYSTPQIVRGPWFKTEFEASGCDEETQITVNRIFSGGDQCFVSVLGSDGSADFRVYDNTTQILSLSLEMGKELAKIEPEQTVEQDLMSSVETIFKSLACLNGSLLLPNDEHFCCTSKHPGVDMAVAEETFDQIRKVERETIRTLIRESIESELLGALTPSPADVETLRIYLLLPLYHEFINPKHYQKLHTPFGQSVLKLAKNAYEIVVNWWANQSKEYFERMVENFKSAILYIISFKLCRVVEPPAKQEVRYDAHLATMLDIVAVLYWINHQKRTQKLPYEQFHINEIDDLVDIRQDYMRWTTDTKGVTFSLCNYPFIFNAAAKMLLLQTDQMMQMYQAMQSAATVNLLSMLCSPMPSAASQYIVLNVTRENIVQDTIRELSHYAASDLKKPIKIKFCGEEAEDAGGVRKEFFMLLLRDILDPKYGMFKSFEDSRAMWFTEDYFDNDDSMFALIGILCGLAIYNFTIIALPFPLALYKKLLGEEVDMQDLRDLAPSVANSMQSILDYGEPDLEEVFDLCFTTTRDYFGEVQTIPLKPDGENVRLTQSNKQEFVQLYIDYVFNKAVEKSFRQFHAGFMRVCGGRVLKLFKAHELMSVVVGNEEYDWLELEENAEYKNGYKCSDQTIRWFWEVFHELPLEEKKKFLLFLTGCDRIPIMGMKAIKIYIQPTPDDKFLPVAHTCFNLLDLPQYQTKEKLKYKLLQAIQQTQGFSLV encoded by the exons GTGATGGTTCCACGGCGGATGGAATGGTCACACGCGGGAGATGTGGCACAGGCGGCCTgcggaaccacacacacactgttccTCACGAAGGAGGGCAAAATGTACGCCTGCGGCAACAACGATCATGGTCAGCTGGGCCACGATACCGACACGCTACCAAACAAAAGGCCACGTATGTCCAGATTTA AGCTTTTGGCATCGCTGGAAAACTACATCATCACACAGATCAGCTGTGGCACGGCACACTCGCTAGCGCTAACGAACTGGGGCCAGGTGTTTAGCTGGGGCTCGAACGCGGTCGGTCAGCTTGGGCACGATACGGAAAATGGGCGACAGCCGACACCACGCACGATAAAAGCGATCGGCGCAAAGCATGTGGTACAGATTGCTTCCGGCCAGTACCACTGTCTGGCGCTTACCAACAATGGAGAACTGTACGCTTGGGGATCGAACTCGTACGGTCAGCTCGGAATCGGTACGACGAATGAGAAGGTGCCGTTACCGACGCTGGTACAATCGTTGGCCGGCGTGCCGATAGCATTTATCGCCTGTGGTGGAAATCATAGCTTTGCTGTATCCAA ATCTGGCGCAATATTTGGCTGGGGCAAAAACACCTTTGGCCAGCTGGGGCTGAACGATCTGAACTCGCGCTGCTATCCGACCCAGTTGCGCACGCTGCGCAGTCTAGGCGTACGGTACATTAGCTGCGGCGATGACTTTTCCGTCTTTCTCACCAACGAGGGCGGCGTGTTTACGTGTGGGGCGGGTACGTTCGGGCAGCTCGGGCACGGTAGCTGCGGCAACGAGATACTGCCCCGCAAGGTGTTCGAGCTGATGGGAAGCAAAATTACGCAGATTGCGTGCGGCCGGCGACATACTCTCGCGTTTGTGCCTTCCCGTGGCAAGATATATGGGTTCGGACTGAGCGGTGTCGGTCAGCTGGGGATCGGAATGCTTGGCAATTACAGTACACCGCAGATTGTGCGTGGACCGTGG TTCAAAACCGAATTCGAAGCGTCAGGCTGTGATGAGGAAACGCAAATCACTGTGAATCGCATCTTTTCCGGCGGCGATCAGTGCTTTGTGTCCGTGCTGGGAAGTGACGGTTCTGCCGATTTCCGCGTCTACGA CAATACTACACAGATTCTTTCACTCTCCCTCGAAATGGGAAAGGAACTAGCGAAAATCGAACCCGAACAAACGGTCGAGCAAGATCTGATGTCCTCGGTGGAAACGATCTTCAAATCGTTGGCCTGTCTGAACgggtcgctgctgctgccgaatgACGAACATTTTTGCTGCACCTCCAAACACCCGGGCGTGGACATGGCCGTGGCCGAGGAAACGTTCGACCAGATACGCAAAGTGGAGCGTGAAACGATTCGCACGCTGATTCGCGAATCCATCGAATCGGAGCTGCTCGGTGCCTTAACGCCTTCGCCGGCGGACGTAGAGACGCTGCGGATCtatctgctgctgccgctgtacCACGAATTTATTAACCCCAAACACTACCAAAAGCTGCACACTCCGTTCGGACAGTCGGTGCTCAAGCTGGCCAAAAACGCGTACGAAATCGTGGTCAACTGGTGGGCCAACCAGTCGAAGGAGTACTTCGAACGGATGGTGGAAAACTTCAAAAGCGCCATCCTGTACATCATCAGCTTCAAGCTTTGCCGGGTGGTCGAGCCACCGGCCAAGCAGGAGGTACGATACGATGCCCATCTTGCCACCATGCTGGACATTGTCGCGGTCCTGTACTGGATCAACCACCAGAAGCGCACGCAGAAGCTGCCGTACGAACAGTTCCACATCAACGAGATCGATGATCTGGTCGACATCCGGCAGGATTACATGCGCTGGACGACGGACACGAAGGGTGTCACGTTTTCGCTCTGCAACTATCCGTTCATCTTTAATGCCGCTGCcaagatgctgctgctacagaCTGACCAGATGATGCAGATGTACCAGGCGATGCAGAGTGCCGCGACCGTCAACCTGCTGTCGATGCTATGCTCCCCGATGCCGAGTGCCGCCTCGCAGTACATCGTGCTGAACGTGACGCGGGAAAACATTGTGCAGGACACGATCCGCGAGCTGTCGCACTACGCCGCCAGCGATCTGAAGAAACCGATCAAGATCAAGTTCTGCGGGGAGGAGGCGGAAGATGCGGGCGGCGTGCGGAAGGAGTTcttcatgctgctgctgcgggacATACTCGATCCGAAGTACGGCATGTTCAAATCGTTCGAGGATTCGCGCGCCATGTGGTTTACGGAGGACTACTTCGACAACGACGATAGCATGTTCGCGCTGATCGGCATACTGTGCGGGTTGGCGATCTACAACTTTACGATCATCGCGCTACCGTTCCCGCTGGCACTGTACAAGAAGCTGCTGGGCGAGGAGGTCGATATGCAGGATCTGAGGGATTTGGCGCCGAGCGTGGCGAACTCGATGCAGAGCATACTGGACTACGGCGAGCCGGATCTGGAGGAGGTGTTCGATCTGTGCTTCACCACTACGCGGGACTATTTCGGCGAGGTGCAGACCATTCCGCTCAAACCGGACGGGGAAAACGTTCGACTGACGCAATCGAACAA GCAAGAGTTTGTTCAGCTGTACATTGACTACGTGTTCAACAAAGCGGTTGAGAAGTCGTTCCGACAGTTTCACGCCGGCTTTATGCGCGTGTGCGGTGGTCGCGTGCTGAAGCTGTTCAAGGCGCACGAACTGATGTCGGTGGTGGTCGGGAACGAGGAGTACGATTGGCTGGAGCTGGAGGAGAACGCCGAGTACAAGAACGGCTACAAGTGCAGCGATCAAACG ATACGGTGGTTCTGGGAGGTGTTTCACGAGTTACCATtggaggagaagaaaaagttcCTTCTCTTTCTCACCGGCTGTGATCGCATCCCGATCATGGGCATGAAGGCGATTAAG ATATACATTCAACCGACGCCGGACGACAAATTCCTACCGGTCGCGCACACCTGCTTTAATCTGCTCGATCTACCTCAGTACCAGACGAAGGAGAAGCTCAAGTACAAACTGCTCCAGGCAATCCAACAAACGCAAGGCTTTAGCTTGGTGTGA
- the LOC118510408 gene encoding probable E3 ubiquitin-protein ligase HERC4 isoform X2, giving the protein MAVYCWGNTAHGELGLGGIEEEQVMVPRRMEWSHAGDVAQAACGTTHTLFLTKEGKMYACGNNDHGQLGHDTDTLPNKRPQLLASLENYIITQISCGTAHSLALTNWGQVFSWGSNAVGQLGHDTENGRQPTPRTIKAIGAKHVVQIASGQYHCLALTNNGELYAWGSNSYGQLGIGTTNEKVPLPTLVQSLAGVPIAFIACGGNHSFAVSKSGAIFGWGKNTFGQLGLNDLNSRCYPTQLRTLRSLGVRYISCGDDFSVFLTNEGGVFTCGAGTFGQLGHGSCGNEILPRKVFELMGSKITQIACGRRHTLAFVPSRGKIYGFGLSGVGQLGIGMLGNYSTPQIVRGPWFKTEFEASGCDEETQITVNRIFSGGDQCFVSVLGSDGSADFRVYDNTTQILSLSLEMGKELAKIEPEQTVEQDLMSSVETIFKSLACLNGSLLLPNDEHFCCTSKHPGVDMAVAEETFDQIRKVERETIRTLIRESIESELLGALTPSPADVETLRIYLLLPLYHEFINPKHYQKLHTPFGQSVLKLAKNAYEIVVNWWANQSKEYFERMVENFKSAILYIISFKLCRVVEPPAKQEVRYDAHLATMLDIVAVLYWINHQKRTQKLPYEQFHINEIDDLVDIRQDYMRWTTDTKGVTFSLCNYPFIFNAAAKMLLLQTDQMMQMYQAMQSAATVNLLSMLCSPMPSAASQYIVLNVTRENIVQDTIRELSHYAASDLKKPIKIKFCGEEAEDAGGVRKEFFMLLLRDILDPKYGMFKSFEDSRAMWFTEDYFDNDDSMFALIGILCGLAIYNFTIIALPFPLALYKKLLGEEVDMQDLRDLAPSVANSMQSILDYGEPDLEEVFDLCFTTTRDYFGEVQTIPLKPDGENVRLTQSNKQEFVQLYIDYVFNKAVEKSFRQFHAGFMRVCGGRVLKLFKAHELMSVVVGNEEYDWLELEENAEYKNGYKCSDQTIRWFWEVFHELPLEEKKKFLLFLTGCDRIPIMGMKAIKIYIQPTPDDKFLPVAHTCFNLLDLPQYQTKEKLKYKLLQAIQQTQGFSLV; this is encoded by the exons GTGATGGTTCCACGGCGGATGGAATGGTCACACGCGGGAGATGTGGCACAGGCGGCCTgcggaaccacacacacactgttccTCACGAAGGAGGGCAAAATGTACGCCTGCGGCAACAACGATCATGGTCAGCTGGGCCACGATACCGACACGCTACCAAACAAAAGGCCAC AGCTTTTGGCATCGCTGGAAAACTACATCATCACACAGATCAGCTGTGGCACGGCACACTCGCTAGCGCTAACGAACTGGGGCCAGGTGTTTAGCTGGGGCTCGAACGCGGTCGGTCAGCTTGGGCACGATACGGAAAATGGGCGACAGCCGACACCACGCACGATAAAAGCGATCGGCGCAAAGCATGTGGTACAGATTGCTTCCGGCCAGTACCACTGTCTGGCGCTTACCAACAATGGAGAACTGTACGCTTGGGGATCGAACTCGTACGGTCAGCTCGGAATCGGTACGACGAATGAGAAGGTGCCGTTACCGACGCTGGTACAATCGTTGGCCGGCGTGCCGATAGCATTTATCGCCTGTGGTGGAAATCATAGCTTTGCTGTATCCAA ATCTGGCGCAATATTTGGCTGGGGCAAAAACACCTTTGGCCAGCTGGGGCTGAACGATCTGAACTCGCGCTGCTATCCGACCCAGTTGCGCACGCTGCGCAGTCTAGGCGTACGGTACATTAGCTGCGGCGATGACTTTTCCGTCTTTCTCACCAACGAGGGCGGCGTGTTTACGTGTGGGGCGGGTACGTTCGGGCAGCTCGGGCACGGTAGCTGCGGCAACGAGATACTGCCCCGCAAGGTGTTCGAGCTGATGGGAAGCAAAATTACGCAGATTGCGTGCGGCCGGCGACATACTCTCGCGTTTGTGCCTTCCCGTGGCAAGATATATGGGTTCGGACTGAGCGGTGTCGGTCAGCTGGGGATCGGAATGCTTGGCAATTACAGTACACCGCAGATTGTGCGTGGACCGTGG TTCAAAACCGAATTCGAAGCGTCAGGCTGTGATGAGGAAACGCAAATCACTGTGAATCGCATCTTTTCCGGCGGCGATCAGTGCTTTGTGTCCGTGCTGGGAAGTGACGGTTCTGCCGATTTCCGCGTCTACGA CAATACTACACAGATTCTTTCACTCTCCCTCGAAATGGGAAAGGAACTAGCGAAAATCGAACCCGAACAAACGGTCGAGCAAGATCTGATGTCCTCGGTGGAAACGATCTTCAAATCGTTGGCCTGTCTGAACgggtcgctgctgctgccgaatgACGAACATTTTTGCTGCACCTCCAAACACCCGGGCGTGGACATGGCCGTGGCCGAGGAAACGTTCGACCAGATACGCAAAGTGGAGCGTGAAACGATTCGCACGCTGATTCGCGAATCCATCGAATCGGAGCTGCTCGGTGCCTTAACGCCTTCGCCGGCGGACGTAGAGACGCTGCGGATCtatctgctgctgccgctgtacCACGAATTTATTAACCCCAAACACTACCAAAAGCTGCACACTCCGTTCGGACAGTCGGTGCTCAAGCTGGCCAAAAACGCGTACGAAATCGTGGTCAACTGGTGGGCCAACCAGTCGAAGGAGTACTTCGAACGGATGGTGGAAAACTTCAAAAGCGCCATCCTGTACATCATCAGCTTCAAGCTTTGCCGGGTGGTCGAGCCACCGGCCAAGCAGGAGGTACGATACGATGCCCATCTTGCCACCATGCTGGACATTGTCGCGGTCCTGTACTGGATCAACCACCAGAAGCGCACGCAGAAGCTGCCGTACGAACAGTTCCACATCAACGAGATCGATGATCTGGTCGACATCCGGCAGGATTACATGCGCTGGACGACGGACACGAAGGGTGTCACGTTTTCGCTCTGCAACTATCCGTTCATCTTTAATGCCGCTGCcaagatgctgctgctacagaCTGACCAGATGATGCAGATGTACCAGGCGATGCAGAGTGCCGCGACCGTCAACCTGCTGTCGATGCTATGCTCCCCGATGCCGAGTGCCGCCTCGCAGTACATCGTGCTGAACGTGACGCGGGAAAACATTGTGCAGGACACGATCCGCGAGCTGTCGCACTACGCCGCCAGCGATCTGAAGAAACCGATCAAGATCAAGTTCTGCGGGGAGGAGGCGGAAGATGCGGGCGGCGTGCGGAAGGAGTTcttcatgctgctgctgcgggacATACTCGATCCGAAGTACGGCATGTTCAAATCGTTCGAGGATTCGCGCGCCATGTGGTTTACGGAGGACTACTTCGACAACGACGATAGCATGTTCGCGCTGATCGGCATACTGTGCGGGTTGGCGATCTACAACTTTACGATCATCGCGCTACCGTTCCCGCTGGCACTGTACAAGAAGCTGCTGGGCGAGGAGGTCGATATGCAGGATCTGAGGGATTTGGCGCCGAGCGTGGCGAACTCGATGCAGAGCATACTGGACTACGGCGAGCCGGATCTGGAGGAGGTGTTCGATCTGTGCTTCACCACTACGCGGGACTATTTCGGCGAGGTGCAGACCATTCCGCTCAAACCGGACGGGGAAAACGTTCGACTGACGCAATCGAACAA GCAAGAGTTTGTTCAGCTGTACATTGACTACGTGTTCAACAAAGCGGTTGAGAAGTCGTTCCGACAGTTTCACGCCGGCTTTATGCGCGTGTGCGGTGGTCGCGTGCTGAAGCTGTTCAAGGCGCACGAACTGATGTCGGTGGTGGTCGGGAACGAGGAGTACGATTGGCTGGAGCTGGAGGAGAACGCCGAGTACAAGAACGGCTACAAGTGCAGCGATCAAACG ATACGGTGGTTCTGGGAGGTGTTTCACGAGTTACCATtggaggagaagaaaaagttcCTTCTCTTTCTCACCGGCTGTGATCGCATCCCGATCATGGGCATGAAGGCGATTAAG ATATACATTCAACCGACGCCGGACGACAAATTCCTACCGGTCGCGCACACCTGCTTTAATCTGCTCGATCTACCTCAGTACCAGACGAAGGAGAAGCTCAAGTACAAACTGCTCCAGGCAATCCAACAAACGCAAGGCTTTAGCTTGGTGTGA